The following are encoded together in the Pedobacter sp. D749 genome:
- the mnmG gene encoding tRNA uridine-5-carboxymethylaminomethyl(34) synthesis enzyme MnmG, with the protein MFAKYDLIVVGAGHAGCEAAAAAANLGSSVLLITMNMGTIAQMSCNPAMGGVAKGQIVREVDAMGGYSGIISDKSTIQFRMLNKSKGPAMWSPRAQIDRMRFAEEWRLALERTPNLDIWQDSVVGLLVKENTVYGVKTSLGIEIESKAVVLTNGTFLNGVMHIGEKKFGGGRTAERASTGITEQLVELGMEAGRMKTGTPPRVDGRSLDYTKMEEQWGDENPGKFSYTDTEVSTDQRCCWITYTNGDVHETLKEGFEKSPMFTGRIKGLGPRYCPSIEDKINRFAERDRHQIFVEPEGWNTCEIYVNGFSTSLPEDVQFKALRLIPGFERAKMFRPGYAIEYDFFPPTQLSLTLETKLINNLFLAGQINGTTGYEEAACQGFMAGINAHQKITDKHELIMKRSDSYIGVLIDDLVTKGTEEPYRMFTSRAEHRLLLRQDNADIRLSPIGHELGLISDERLEKVNEKIANADALVKFTKNQGIEMSDANPMLESLGSSVLNQNVKIHSLVGRPHVGLPDLIKVSKALAEATKDLDNETIEQAEIKIKYESYFEKENEIVAKMLKMEDKEIKPDFDYNKIVSISKEAREKLFKIKPRTLGQASRISGVSPSDISVLMVYINK; encoded by the coding sequence ATGTTTGCAAAATACGATTTGATTGTTGTTGGTGCTGGTCACGCAGGCTGTGAAGCTGCTGCTGCTGCTGCCAATTTAGGATCATCTGTTTTATTAATTACAATGAACATGGGCACCATTGCGCAAATGAGTTGTAACCCTGCTATGGGTGGTGTGGCTAAAGGACAGATTGTTCGTGAGGTGGATGCAATGGGTGGTTACTCAGGTATCATCTCTGATAAATCGACCATTCAATTTAGAATGCTCAACAAATCTAAGGGTCCTGCGATGTGGAGTCCCAGAGCACAAATTGATAGAATGCGCTTTGCGGAAGAATGGCGTTTGGCATTGGAGCGAACACCTAATCTTGATATATGGCAAGATAGTGTTGTTGGTTTATTGGTAAAAGAAAATACGGTATACGGCGTTAAGACTTCTCTAGGTATCGAGATAGAAAGTAAAGCAGTAGTACTTACCAATGGAACCTTTTTAAACGGTGTAATGCATATCGGAGAAAAGAAATTTGGAGGAGGTAGAACAGCTGAAAGAGCATCAACCGGTATTACTGAACAACTGGTAGAATTAGGCATGGAAGCAGGCAGAATGAAAACTGGTACTCCCCCACGCGTAGATGGAAGAAGTTTGGATTACACCAAAATGGAAGAACAATGGGGTGATGAAAATCCAGGTAAATTTTCCTACACAGATACCGAAGTTTCAACCGATCAACGTTGCTGCTGGATCACTTATACCAATGGAGATGTTCATGAAACTTTAAAAGAAGGTTTCGAAAAATCGCCAATGTTTACCGGAAGAATTAAAGGTTTAGGTCCGAGATATTGTCCATCTATTGAAGATAAAATTAATCGTTTTGCTGAGCGTGACAGACATCAGATTTTCGTTGAACCTGAAGGATGGAATACCTGTGAAATTTATGTAAATGGATTTTCAACATCACTTCCGGAAGATGTACAATTTAAAGCACTAAGATTAATACCAGGTTTTGAGCGGGCAAAAATGTTCAGACCCGGTTATGCCATTGAATACGATTTCTTCCCACCTACCCAATTGTCTTTAACATTAGAAACAAAATTGATCAACAATTTATTTTTAGCCGGACAAATAAATGGAACTACCGGTTATGAAGAGGCGGCTTGCCAGGGTTTCATGGCTGGTATAAATGCACATCAAAAAATCACTGATAAACATGAACTGATCATGAAAAGATCTGACAGTTATATCGGTGTTTTAATTGATGACCTGGTAACGAAAGGAACAGAAGAACCTTATCGCATGTTTACCTCAAGAGCAGAACACCGGTTATTATTGAGACAAGATAATGCTGATATCCGCCTGTCTCCTATCGGACATGAACTGGGTTTAATTTCTGACGAGCGTTTAGAAAAGGTAAATGAGAAAATTGCAAATGCTGATGCTTTGGTGAAGTTCACCAAAAACCAGGGTATAGAAATGAGCGATGCCAATCCAATGCTTGAAAGTTTAGGGTCAAGTGTTTTAAATCAAAATGTTAAAATACACAGCTTGGTTGGTAGACCTCATGTTGGTTTGCCTGATCTAATTAAGGTAAGCAAAGCGCTTGCAGAAGCGACAAAAGATTTAGACAATGAGACCATTGAACAAGCAGAAATCAAAATTAAGTATGAAAGCTATTTTGAAAAGGAAAATGAAATTGTAGCGAAGATGCTGAAGATGGAAGATAAAGAAATTAAACCAGATTTCGACTACAATAAAATTGTTTCCATTTCAAAAGAGGCCAGAGAAAAATTATTTAAGATCAAACCACGTACTTTAGGTCAGGCTTCACGAATTTCCGGCGTTTCACCTTCAGATATATCAGTTTTAATGGTTTATATCAATAAGTAA
- a CDS encoding Ig-like domain-containing protein: MSNLKAHYFNLKNLAVVLTSLLFFGCASIQTPQGGPKDTKPPKVLSMTPKNQTRNFNAKKIVIEFDEYFNIKDEFKEFSISPDQEKLPVLKKRQKRLEIALQDSLEKNTTYTLNFGKSIADVNEGNVVKNLSYVFSTGPEIDSLSISGKVINSLTDEPEKEATVFILPLERDTIFGKRRPSIYTTTDSAGTYKLNNLRKGTYKVYAIKESNGGGDKIYQQISDEVGFIKEPVVIDKNIENIDLQIFKELAPEFRVLDRKLNNDGSISIIFNQQLKSPKITVTDPPAVDVGKYVHFTKNNDTTKIWLKDMSFDSVKIAIQDQSKVLQTLNFTRGKKDTYTRDVTIADNLSGGKLNPFQQLTLIFPFPMTAADPSKITLLEDSVKRTNFELVKDSVDQQKYYLRYPWKNKRAYDLKIGAGAFTAIFNAKNKDVTKRFSLENQDAYTTLVLNVTVPDTSKSYVIQFLNEKKDIIKSFPVSKNTKVTFSKYPAGKYMLRVIYDDNKNGIWDTGSVKGGYQPEKVWYLKALMDLKPNWEREDPLVIPAPPTK; the protein is encoded by the coding sequence ATGTCAAATTTAAAAGCTCACTATTTTAACCTTAAAAATTTAGCGGTTGTGTTAACATCGCTCCTATTTTTTGGTTGTGCAAGTATCCAAACACCACAAGGTGGGCCAAAAGATACAAAGCCACCAAAAGTTTTAAGCATGACTCCAAAAAATCAAACGAGGAATTTTAATGCTAAAAAAATTGTGATCGAGTTTGATGAATATTTTAATATCAAAGATGAGTTTAAAGAATTTTCGATTTCTCCTGATCAGGAAAAACTTCCGGTTTTAAAGAAGCGTCAAAAAAGATTAGAAATTGCACTTCAGGACTCTTTGGAAAAAAATACAACCTATACTTTAAACTTTGGAAAATCGATAGCCGATGTCAACGAAGGAAATGTTGTTAAAAATCTATCTTACGTTTTTTCAACCGGTCCAGAAATCGATTCTTTATCCATCAGTGGTAAAGTAATCAATTCGCTAACTGATGAACCAGAGAAAGAAGCAACTGTATTTATTCTTCCTTTAGAAAGAGATACTATTTTTGGAAAGAGACGTCCATCAATATATACAACTACCGATAGCGCTGGAACCTATAAATTAAACAACTTAAGAAAAGGTACCTATAAAGTTTATGCCATTAAAGAAAGCAATGGTGGTGGTGATAAAATATACCAGCAGATTTCGGATGAAGTTGGATTTATAAAAGAGCCGGTTGTAATTGACAAAAACATTGAGAACATAGATCTGCAGATCTTTAAAGAATTGGCTCCAGAATTCCGTGTATTAGACCGGAAACTAAATAATGACGGTAGCATATCGATTATATTTAATCAGCAGCTTAAAAGCCCTAAAATTACGGTTACCGATCCTCCAGCGGTTGACGTAGGTAAATATGTCCACTTTACTAAAAATAATGATACGACAAAAATATGGTTAAAAGACATGAGTTTTGATTCAGTAAAGATTGCTATTCAGGATCAAAGCAAGGTTTTGCAGACCTTAAACTTTACCAGGGGAAAAAAAGATACTTATACACGCGATGTAACCATAGCAGATAACCTGTCCGGAGGTAAATTAAATCCGTTTCAGCAATTAACGCTGATTTTTCCATTTCCCATGACAGCTGCTGATCCATCCAAAATCACCCTTTTAGAGGATTCTGTAAAAAGAACCAATTTCGAATTGGTAAAAGACAGTGTAGATCAACAAAAATACTACTTAAGATACCCCTGGAAAAATAAAAGAGCTTACGATCTAAAAATAGGCGCAGGTGCTTTTACGGCTATATTTAATGCAAAAAATAAAGATGTAACCAAACGTTTTTCACTCGAAAACCAGGACGCCTACACTACCCTGGTATTAAATGTAACTGTTCCGGATACGTCGAAAAGCTATGTAATTCAATTTCTTAATGAAAAAAAAGATATTATAAAATCTTTTCCGGTCAGTAAAAATACTAAAGTTACTTTTTCTAAATATCCTGCAGGTAAGTATATGCTCAGGGTAATTTACGATGACAATAAAAACGGAATCTGGGATACAGGAAGTGTTAAAGGCGGTTACCAACCCGAAAAAGTCTGGTACTTAAAAGCATTAATGGATTTAAAACCCAATTGGGAACGGGAAGATCCTTTGGTGATACCTGCACCTCCAACTAAGTAA
- a CDS encoding gamma carbonic anhydrase family protein, translating to MPLILPVKDKYPEIGKDNFIAENATIVGDVIIGYKCSVWFNAVIRGDVNAITIGNESNIQDGAVIHATYLKASTHIGNRVSVGHNAIVHGCTVQDNVLIGMGAIVMDHAVIEEYCIIAAGSVVLENTICETGYLYAGTPAKKIKPITDEQRALLNKLPDNYVMYSGWFTE from the coding sequence ATGCCTTTAATACTACCCGTAAAAGATAAATATCCTGAAATTGGAAAAGACAATTTCATTGCAGAGAATGCTACCATAGTTGGTGATGTAATAATAGGTTATAAATGTTCAGTATGGTTTAATGCTGTGATTAGAGGTGATGTAAATGCAATTACTATCGGAAATGAATCTAATATACAAGATGGTGCAGTAATCCATGCGACCTACTTAAAAGCGTCTACACATATCGGTAATAGGGTGTCTGTAGGTCATAATGCAATCGTACATGGTTGTACTGTTCAGGATAATGTGTTGATCGGCATGGGCGCTATAGTAATGGATCATGCGGTGATAGAAGAGTATTGTATTATTGCTGCTGGATCTGTAGTACTGGAAAATACCATCTGCGAAACAGGCTATTTGTATGCTGGTACACCTGCAAAAAAAATAAAGCCCATTACTGATGAGCAAAGGGCTTTGTTGAATAAACTTCCTGATAACTATGTTATGTATTCGGGTTGGTTTACCGAATAG
- the nadB gene encoding L-aspartate oxidase, which produces MRKVDFLVIGSGIAGLSFALKAAKFGKVLIVTKSNEDESNTKYAQGGVAVVVDKGDSFEKHIEDTLIAGDGLCDEKIVEIVVKEGPQRIQEIIDYGINFDKDNAGFYDLAKEGGHSEHRVLHYKDITGYEIERVLLSEIHENNNIEILTHYFALELITQHHLGEFVDKRTEDINCYGIYAFNTELNDVEKIVANVTVMASGGAGHVYSATTNPVIATGDGMAMVYRAKGKVRNMEFIQFHPTALYHPGEYPSFLISEAVRGFGGVLRRKNGEEFMHEYDERKSLAPRDIVARAVDNEMKKSGDDFVYLDITMRKKEDILKHFPNIYAKCLSIGIDMTKDYIPVTPASHYMCGGILVDEYGRSSIKNLYACGECSSTGLHGANRLASNSLLEATVFAHRIYQDAIENFKNNIIPDHIPEWDSQGVTQSNEDVLVTHNLRELQKVMGDYVGIVRSDFRLERAHRRLFLIYQETEEFYKKNKVSVKLCELRNVIQTAYLVIKSAMQRKESRGLHYTTDYPEHAKELVDTVF; this is translated from the coding sequence ATGAGAAAAGTAGATTTTCTGGTAATCGGTTCAGGTATAGCGGGTTTGAGTTTTGCACTTAAAGCTGCAAAGTTCGGTAAGGTTTTAATTGTTACGAAGTCGAATGAAGACGAATCGAATACAAAATACGCTCAGGGGGGCGTTGCAGTTGTGGTGGATAAAGGTGATTCTTTTGAAAAACATATAGAAGATACACTGATAGCGGGTGACGGATTATGCGATGAAAAAATTGTGGAAATCGTTGTAAAAGAGGGGCCTCAGCGTATTCAGGAGATCATTGACTATGGTATAAATTTCGATAAGGACAACGCTGGTTTTTACGATTTAGCTAAAGAAGGTGGTCACTCAGAACATCGCGTTTTGCACTATAAAGATATCACCGGATATGAGATTGAGCGGGTATTGCTAAGTGAAATACATGAGAATAACAACATAGAGATATTAACACATTACTTTGCGCTGGAGTTGATAACACAACATCACCTGGGTGAGTTTGTGGATAAACGTACCGAAGATATTAACTGTTATGGCATATATGCCTTTAACACAGAGCTTAACGATGTGGAAAAGATTGTGGCAAATGTGACTGTAATGGCTTCGGGTGGTGCCGGACATGTGTATTCGGCCACAACAAATCCGGTTATTGCAACAGGAGATGGTATGGCAATGGTTTACCGGGCGAAAGGAAAAGTGAGGAATATGGAGTTTATTCAGTTCCATCCAACTGCTTTGTATCATCCTGGAGAGTATCCATCGTTCCTAATATCAGAAGCTGTTAGGGGTTTTGGTGGCGTTTTAAGACGTAAGAATGGTGAAGAATTTATGCATGAATATGATGAACGTAAATCTTTAGCACCACGCGATATTGTTGCACGTGCGGTAGACAATGAAATGAAGAAATCAGGTGATGATTTTGTTTATCTGGATATTACGATGCGTAAGAAGGAAGATATTTTGAAACACTTCCCTAATATATATGCTAAATGTTTATCTATAGGGATTGATATGACAAAAGATTATATACCGGTTACTCCTGCATCTCATTATATGTGTGGTGGTATCCTGGTTGATGAATATGGTCGCTCTTCAATTAAAAATTTATATGCCTGTGGAGAGTGTTCTTCAACTGGTTTGCATGGTGCTAACCGTTTGGCTTCCAATTCTTTATTAGAAGCAACAGTTTTTGCACACCGCATTTACCAGGATGCTATTGAGAACTTTAAAAATAATATTATTCCGGATCACATTCCTGAATGGGATTCTCAAGGGGTTACACAAAGTAATGAAGACGTATTGGTAACACATAACCTCAGGGAACTGCAAAAAGTTATGGGCGATTATGTAGGTATTGTACGTTCTGATTTTCGTTTAGAAAGGGCACATCGCCGTTTGTTTTTAATTTACCAGGAAACAGAAGAATTTTATAAAAAGAATAAGGTTTCGGTTAAACTTTGCGAATTAAGAAATGTAATTCAAACGGCTTATCTGGTGATCAAATCTGCTATGCAAAGAAAAGAGAGTAGGGGATTACATTATACTACCGATTATCCGGAACATGCAAAGGAATTAGTAGATACTGTTTTTTAG
- the nadA gene encoding quinolinate synthase NadA translates to MNIDVLEEINKKGFAEEEIDPTLDLFAEIEKLKKEKNAIILAHYYQEPDIQDIADYIGDSLGLSQEAAKTDADVIVFAGVHFMAETAKILSPNKTVLLPDVKAGCSLADSCPPHLFRKFKEKYPDHLVITYVNCTAELKALSDIVCTSTNAVQIVESLPKDQKIIFGPDRNLGAYVAKKTGRDLVLWNGACMVHEIFSQEKITKLKERHPNAKFIAHPECEEVVLKMADYIGSTTGLLKYTITNPATEFIVATESGIIHQMEKANPTKTFIPAPPNNSCACNDCPYMKRNTLEKLYLCIKNGLPEVTVPEHIIELARKPIQRMLDISAELGL, encoded by the coding sequence ATGAACATAGATGTCTTAGAAGAAATCAACAAAAAAGGTTTCGCAGAAGAAGAAATTGATCCTACACTTGATCTTTTTGCAGAGATTGAGAAATTAAAAAAGGAAAAGAATGCCATCATCCTAGCACATTATTACCAAGAACCTGACATACAGGATATTGCGGATTATATTGGCGATAGTTTAGGCTTATCTCAGGAGGCTGCAAAAACAGATGCAGATGTAATTGTTTTTGCAGGTGTCCATTTTATGGCCGAAACGGCGAAGATTTTATCGCCTAATAAAACGGTTTTATTACCTGATGTAAAGGCAGGTTGCTCATTAGCAGATAGTTGTCCGCCGCATTTATTTAGAAAGTTTAAGGAAAAATATCCGGATCACCTGGTCATCACCTATGTAAACTGCACTGCCGAATTAAAAGCTTTAAGTGATATTGTTTGTACAAGTACCAACGCGGTGCAGATTGTAGAGAGTTTACCGAAAGATCAAAAAATCATTTTTGGCCCAGATCGTAACTTAGGTGCTTACGTTGCGAAAAAAACAGGTAGGGATTTGGTATTATGGAACGGTGCCTGCATGGTACATGAAATTTTTTCGCAGGAGAAAATTACGAAACTAAAAGAACGTCACCCGAATGCGAAATTTATTGCGCATCCGGAATGTGAAGAAGTAGTTTTAAAAATGGCAGATTATATCGGTTCAACAACTGGACTTTTAAAATATACGATTACCAATCCTGCTACTGAATTTATTGTAGCTACTGAAAGTGGAATTATCCACCAGATGGAAAAAGCGAATCCGACAAAAACTTTTATACCGGCGCCGCCGAATAACAGCTGTGCCTGTAACGATTGCCCGTATATGAAAAGAAATACTTTAGAAAAACTATATTTATGTATTAAAAATGGTTTGCCAGAAGTAACTGTACCTGAGCATATTATTGAGCTTGCCCGTAAACCGATTCAAAGGATGCTGGATATTTCGGCTGAATTGGGGTTGTAA
- a CDS encoding dicarboxylate/amino acid:cation symporter, translating into MEKNNILKNYSGLLWLLAGITVGSIVGLIFGKSVESIKPLGDIFLNLLFTAVIPLVFFAVSSAIANIDRTKKLGRLLTVMVLVFLATVLISAVLTLAATWIFPIHQQLGNATIPTEPEKIQSFGEQMTQLLTVGEFFEIGSRKNMLALIIFSVLVGFSTLYADKEGEGFKKFLVSGNEVMKKLIILIMKLGPIGLGAYFAYQVGVFGPQLFGTYAKALGLYYGVGAFYFIVFFTLYAFVAGGFKAIKVFWKNNIVPSLTSIGTCSSIATIPANLEGTTKMGVPAYITNVTIPLGSTLHKDGSSISSIIKIAVVFAIFGKDLVHVDTVILALGITVLVSIVEGGIPNGGYIGELLMISAYQLPPEALPPAMIIGTLVDPMATLLNATGDNVAAMLIARFTEGKNWMENKDLSS; encoded by the coding sequence ATGGAAAAAAACAACATCCTTAAAAATTACTCAGGCTTATTATGGCTTTTGGCAGGTATTACTGTTGGAAGTATAGTAGGTTTAATTTTTGGGAAAAGCGTTGAAAGTATAAAGCCATTAGGAGATATATTTTTGAACCTGTTGTTTACTGCTGTTATTCCGTTAGTGTTTTTTGCGGTTTCATCAGCCATTGCAAATATAGACCGGACTAAAAAACTGGGGAGATTATTAACTGTAATGGTTTTGGTTTTCCTCGCAACGGTATTGATTTCTGCAGTGTTAACATTGGCAGCCACGTGGATTTTTCCAATCCATCAACAATTGGGAAATGCAACAATACCGACAGAACCTGAAAAAATTCAATCATTTGGCGAACAAATGACGCAACTTTTAACCGTAGGTGAATTTTTCGAGATCGGAAGTAGAAAAAATATGCTGGCACTAATTATTTTTTCAGTTTTGGTGGGATTTTCTACTTTATACGCGGATAAGGAAGGTGAAGGCTTTAAAAAATTCCTTGTTTCAGGTAATGAAGTGATGAAAAAACTCATCATTTTAATCATGAAACTTGGGCCGATAGGTTTAGGTGCCTATTTTGCTTATCAGGTTGGTGTATTCGGTCCACAGCTTTTTGGAACCTATGCAAAAGCTTTAGGTTTGTATTATGGTGTTGGGGCATTTTATTTTATTGTTTTTTTCACTTTATACGCTTTCGTTGCAGGTGGATTTAAAGCCATAAAAGTATTTTGGAAAAATAATATTGTACCTTCTTTAACTTCTATAGGTACCTGTAGTAGTATTGCCACTATTCCGGCTAATTTAGAAGGGACAACAAAAATGGGAGTGCCTGCTTACATTACCAATGTGACGATTCCTTTGGGATCAACTTTGCATAAAGATGGGTCGAGCATTAGTTCCATTATAAAAATTGCGGTGGTTTTTGCCATTTTTGGTAAAGATTTGGTTCATGTAGACACCGTTATTTTAGCCTTAGGTATCACGGTTTTGGTGAGTATAGTAGAGGGTGGAATACCCAATGGTGGCTATATTGGGGAGTTATTAATGATTTCTGCCTACCAATTGCCACCGGAAGCTTTGCCACCAGCTATGATTATAGGAACTTTGGTTGATCCGATGGCTACATTGTTGAATGCGACCGGCGATAATGTTGCAGCGATGTTAATTGCCAGGTTTACGGAAGGTAAAAATTGGATGGAAAATAAGGATTTGTCATCCTGA